The Sulfurovum riftiae genome has a window encoding:
- the rplQ gene encoding 50S ribosomal protein L17, producing the protein MRHKHGYRKLNRTSAHRAALLKNLSIALTKEGRIETTLPKAKELRSYYEKLITKAASGDLNAHRAIFAMLQHKECTNTIVNEIAPKYADRNGGYTRIIKTRMRKGDSAPMAIIELV; encoded by the coding sequence TAAACAGAACGTCTGCTCACAGAGCGGCACTTCTTAAGAACCTTTCTATTGCTTTGACAAAAGAGGGTAGGATCGAGACTACTTTGCCAAAAGCAAAAGAGCTTAGAAGTTACTATGAGAAGCTTATCACCAAAGCGGCATCAGGTGACTTGAACGCGCACAGAGCGATCTTCGCAATGTTGCAGCACAAAGAGTGTACAAACACTATCGTAAATGAAATTGCACCCAAGTATGCAGACAGAAACGGTGGATACACAAGAATCATCAAGACTCGTATGAGAAAAGGTGACTCTGCACCAATGGCGATTATCGAACTCGTATAA
- a CDS encoding DoxX family protein has protein sequence MLKTIYPFTKNILSYGQSLSLLLARLAVAYGFYEPAMQKWSDIGAIATWFGTMGIPFPTLNAYMAATTELLGVILLTLGLFTRLISIPLIIVMIVAITTVHLAHGFSAGDNGFEIPLYYMLFLSIFASFGAGKFSLDHLLFGDEQ, from the coding sequence ATGTTGAAAACGATCTATCCATTCACAAAGAACATTCTGAGCTACGGTCAGAGTCTCTCACTGCTGCTGGCCAGACTGGCAGTAGCATACGGCTTCTATGAACCGGCAATGCAGAAATGGTCGGATATAGGAGCGATCGCAACATGGTTCGGCACCATGGGCATCCCTTTCCCTACCCTTAACGCCTATATGGCAGCAACGACGGAACTTCTGGGCGTGATACTCCTGACGCTGGGACTCTTTACCCGGCTGATCTCCATCCCGCTTATCATCGTCATGATCGTTGCGATAACGACCGTACACCTGGCACACGGCTTCTCGGCAGGAGACAACGGCTTTGAAATACCTCTGTATTACATGCTTTTTCTCTCTATCTTCGCTTCATTCGGAGCCGGAAAATTCAGTTTGGACCACCTGTTATTCGGTGACGAACAATAA
- a CDS encoding GMC family oxidoreductase: protein MKHYDVVIIGSGASGGAVAYSLCKAGYRVAVLEKGRLIKREEFSKDELAYCRRDIVTPNLFDEYHTIEEKVDGKWQTTPTYDSGWSFWNGNVVGGSSNFMSGMLHRLHPDDFRLKSKYGEIEGANIVDWPITYEELEPYYTLAEELAGISGHYEPHPFEPPRSTPDFPQPPTRENAVVKLLDKSCRELGIRSLVTPRAVLSRDKGHRNACYYSNFCGSYGCSSGAKSSSREALLQPALATGNLTLLSNTHVKSLHTDSKEHVSYALAVDTVTGKEKKIYGDIFVVAAQAHESARLLLNSANRHHPDGLANSSGELGRNLIFSGGGSGQGELHSDALKEISFAELMQTGYFVNRSILDWYFIDDWWDGKFKGGSVEFMFEHQNIISRARKNNYDGGKMLWGSALADRVVDRFTKQKSIRFEIFNDWLPNDDCFVSLDPTHKDKYGMPVGKLRVEGHPQDVKVGRYIAKKCEGVLEEMGAKNIYSSVSSVPAQNLVAGGCRFGNDPKTSVLNKYCQAHDVPNLFVADASFMPTGGSVAYTWTIYANAFRVADHIIRSLKAV, encoded by the coding sequence ATGAAGCACTATGACGTTGTGATCATCGGGTCGGGAGCCAGCGGCGGGGCCGTCGCCTACAGCCTCTGCAAGGCAGGGTACAGGGTGGCCGTACTGGAGAAGGGAAGGTTGATCAAAAGGGAGGAGTTCTCCAAAGATGAACTCGCCTACTGCAGACGTGATATCGTCACACCGAACCTTTTTGACGAGTACCATACCATCGAAGAGAAGGTGGACGGCAAGTGGCAGACCACGCCTACCTATGATTCGGGATGGAGCTTCTGGAATGGGAATGTCGTAGGTGGATCCTCCAACTTTATGAGCGGTATGCTGCACAGGCTGCATCCGGATGATTTCCGTCTCAAGAGTAAATACGGGGAGATCGAGGGGGCCAATATCGTGGACTGGCCCATCACCTATGAGGAGCTGGAACCCTACTATACTCTGGCGGAAGAACTCGCAGGGATCTCCGGACACTATGAACCGCATCCTTTCGAGCCGCCAAGAAGCACACCTGACTTCCCGCAGCCTCCCACCAGGGAGAATGCGGTGGTCAAACTGCTTGACAAGAGCTGCAGGGAACTTGGCATACGCTCGCTTGTGACACCAAGAGCGGTACTTTCCAGGGACAAAGGGCACAGAAATGCCTGCTACTACTCGAACTTCTGCGGAAGTTACGGCTGCAGTTCGGGTGCCAAGAGCAGTTCCCGCGAAGCCCTGCTCCAGCCGGCGTTGGCTACCGGGAACCTGACCCTGCTCAGCAATACCCATGTCAAATCCCTGCACACAGACAGCAAAGAGCATGTCTCCTATGCCCTGGCCGTCGATACGGTCACGGGCAAGGAGAAGAAGATATACGGGGATATCTTCGTGGTAGCTGCTCAGGCGCATGAGAGTGCACGCCTGCTGCTCAATTCGGCGAACAGGCATCATCCCGACGGCCTGGCGAACAGCAGCGGGGAGCTCGGCAGGAACCTGATCTTCTCCGGGGGTGGTTCGGGACAGGGGGAGCTGCATTCTGATGCGCTCAAAGAGATCAGCTTTGCCGAACTGATGCAGACGGGCTACTTCGTCAACCGCTCCATTCTGGACTGGTACTTCATCGATGACTGGTGGGATGGGAAGTTTAAGGGCGGTTCCGTGGAGTTCATGTTCGAGCATCAGAATATCATCTCCCGTGCGAGGAAGAACAACTATGACGGGGGCAAGATGCTCTGGGGAAGTGCCCTGGCCGACCGAGTCGTTGACCGTTTCACCAAACAGAAGAGCATCCGCTTCGAGATCTTCAATGACTGGCTGCCCAACGACGACTGTTTTGTCTCTCTGGACCCGACGCATAAAGACAAGTACGGTATGCCTGTAGGGAAACTGCGTGTCGAAGGGCATCCGCAGGATGTAAAGGTAGGCAGATACATTGCAAAGAAGTGTGAAGGGGTCCTCGAGGAGATGGGTGCCAAAAATATCTACTCATCCGTCTCTTCGGTACCGGCACAGAACCTTGTCGCCGGCGGATGCCGCTTCGGGAACGACCCGAAAACATCGGTACTCAACAAATACTGCCAGGCACATGATGTTCCCAACCTTTTTGTGGCCGATGCCTCCTTCATGCCCACGGGAGGCTCTGTCGCCTACACCTGGACCATCTATGCCAATGCCTTCAGGGTAGCAGATCATATTATTCGCTCATTGAAAGCAGTATAA
- a CDS encoding ferredoxin-thioredoxin reductase catalytic domain-containing protein, protein MVQIDMNSDEFQAELEKTWSFVEKVNKQFGLVQNPNEEVNEGVAMGLARNRLIYGKRFCPCFMVIGETKEEQKAADNRICPCKPALEKEIPEDGLCHCGIFCTPEYAEKEKKKSEIEEIVHQHSKGLTKEQAELLLKEEQLDGDELEALIEARTLGMIDFTLMDVREFMEFQMGHIVGTDVLVPTSQFYAKIEEHNDKKKRPVIVYCHTGSRSFQVQHAMKSLGFEHVCNLRPGIIGYTGEVQKG, encoded by the coding sequence ATGGTACAGATCGATATGAATTCCGATGAATTCCAGGCAGAACTTGAAAAGACATGGAGTTTCGTGGAGAAGGTGAACAAACAGTTCGGTCTTGTCCAGAACCCCAACGAAGAGGTCAACGAAGGTGTGGCGATGGGACTTGCCCGAAACAGGCTCATTTACGGCAAACGTTTCTGCCCCTGTTTCATGGTCATCGGGGAGACCAAAGAGGAGCAGAAAGCCGCTGACAACCGCATCTGCCCCTGTAAACCGGCCCTGGAGAAAGAGATCCCAGAGGACGGCCTCTGCCACTGCGGTATCTTCTGTACCCCCGAGTATGCGGAAAAAGAGAAGAAGAAGAGTGAGATCGAGGAGATCGTACACCAGCATTCCAAAGGCTTGACAAAAGAACAGGCGGAACTGCTTCTGAAGGAGGAGCAGCTTGACGGTGACGAACTCGAAGCACTCATCGAAGCACGTACACTGGGGATGATAGACTTCACCCTCATGGATGTACGTGAGTTCATGGAGTTCCAGATGGGACATATCGTCGGAACAGATGTTCTCGTGCCCACTTCACAGTTCTATGCCAAGATCGAAGAGCACAACGACAAGAAAAAACGTCCTGTCATCGTCTACTGCCACACCGGCAGCCGAAGTTTCCAGGTACAGCATGCCATGAAGTCACTGGGCTTCGAACATGTCTGCAATCTCCGACCCGGCATCATCGGCTATACCGGTGAGGTACAGAAAGGGTAG
- a CDS encoding gluconate 2-dehydrogenase subunit 3 family protein → MERRNFLIAGSLLGLSSVLHAKAPDAFAKDFNEVEALIAAVQEHMFPQGTKLPSAREMRATAFLFETVAHPSYDRDIRAFVIEGARELNSREKGKFTTYTDKEKERALRAYEETGYGSNWLSRIMTLSMEALLSDPIYGGNVKEKGWKALKTEGGQPRPKSRYISL, encoded by the coding sequence ATGGAACGACGAAATTTTTTGATAGCGGGATCCCTTCTGGGCCTCTCTTCCGTACTGCATGCAAAAGCCCCCGATGCTTTTGCGAAAGACTTTAACGAGGTGGAGGCCTTGATCGCTGCAGTGCAGGAGCATATGTTCCCGCAAGGGACGAAACTCCCCTCGGCCAGAGAGATGCGGGCAACAGCATTTCTTTTTGAGACCGTGGCACACCCCAGTTACGACAGGGATATCAGGGCGTTCGTCATCGAGGGGGCCAGGGAGCTCAACAGCAGGGAAAAGGGGAAATTCACTACCTATACCGACAAAGAGAAAGAGCGTGCTTTGCGTGCCTATGAAGAGACGGGCTATGGCAGCAATTGGCTGTCCCGCATCATGACCCTCAGCATGGAAGCGCTTCTGAGTGATCCGATCTATGGCGGGAATGTCAAAGAGAAAGGGTGGAAGGCCCTGAAAACAGAAGGCGGACAGCCCAGACCAAAAAGTAGGTACATTTCCCTATGA